A DNA window from Xanthomonas campestris pv. campestris str. ATCC 33913 contains the following coding sequences:
- the flhB gene encoding flagellar biosynthesis protein FlhB — MSESEDGGERTELPTEKRLREAREQGNIPQSRELSTAAVFGTGVFALMLMARGIGDGASVWMKTALSPDPKMRENPMALFGHFGDLLLQLLWVMVPLIGICLAAGLVGPLLMSGLHFSGKAIMPDLNKLNPMNGIKRMWGSNSLAELVKSILRLLFVGLAASLCISKGLHGLRSLVNRPLEQAVGNGLDFTKSLLFYTAGALVLLAAFDAPYQKWNWLRKLKMTREEIKREMKESEGSPEVKGRIRQMQMQMSQRRMMEALPTADVVLMNPTHYAVALKYEGGKMRAPVVVAKGVDEMAFRIREACEQHRVAIVTAPPLARALYREAQLGKEIPVRLYSVVAQVLSYVYQLRGWNGGPMPDLPPLEVDEFGKGASA; from the coding sequence ATGTCCGAGTCCGAAGACGGCGGCGAACGCACCGAACTACCCACCGAAAAACGCCTGCGCGAAGCCCGCGAGCAAGGCAACATCCCGCAATCGCGCGAGTTGTCCACCGCTGCGGTGTTCGGCACCGGGGTGTTCGCGCTGATGCTGATGGCGCGCGGCATCGGCGACGGCGCCAGTGTCTGGATGAAGACCGCGCTGAGCCCCGACCCGAAGATGCGCGAGAACCCGATGGCCTTGTTCGGCCACTTCGGCGACCTGCTGCTGCAACTGCTGTGGGTGATGGTGCCGCTGATCGGCATCTGCCTGGCGGCCGGGCTGGTCGGCCCACTGCTGATGAGCGGCCTGCACTTTTCCGGCAAGGCGATCATGCCCGACCTCAACAAGCTCAATCCCATGAACGGGATCAAGCGCATGTGGGGCAGCAACAGCCTGGCTGAGCTGGTCAAGTCGATCCTGCGCCTGCTGTTCGTGGGCCTGGCGGCCAGCCTCTGTATCTCCAAGGGCCTGCACGGGCTGCGCTCGCTGGTGAACCGGCCACTGGAACAGGCCGTGGGCAACGGGCTGGACTTCACCAAGAGCCTGCTGTTCTACACCGCCGGCGCGCTGGTGCTGCTGGCCGCCTTCGACGCGCCGTACCAGAAGTGGAACTGGCTGCGGAAGCTGAAGATGACGCGCGAGGAGATCAAGCGCGAGATGAAGGAAAGCGAAGGCAGCCCGGAAGTGAAGGGCCGCATCCGCCAGATGCAGATGCAGATGTCGCAGCGCCGGATGATGGAAGCGCTGCCCACCGCCGATGTGGTGCTGATGAATCCCACCCACTACGCGGTGGCGCTGAAGTACGAAGGCGGCAAGATGCGCGCCCCGGTGGTGGTGGCCAAGGGCGTGGACGAAATGGCCTTCCGCATCCGCGAAGCCTGCGAGCAGCACCGGGTGGCGATCGTCACCGCGCCGCCTTTGGCACGCGCCTTGTATAGGGAAGCCCAACTCGGCAAGGAAATTCCCGTGAGACTCTATTCGGTGGTGGCACAGGTGTTGTCCTACGTCTACCAGCTACGCGGCTGGAATGGCGGCCCGATGCCGGATCTGCCGCCGCTCGAGGTGGATGAGTTCGGCAAGGGGGCCAGCGCATGA